Genomic window (Moritella sp. F3):
ATATTTTTATAATTAGTAGGGCTTTTAGCTAAAAGGTTTGGGGTTATGCAGTTATTTTCTATTGTTTTAATATGCTTTTATTTTGGTTAAGCATGCATTTATAGGGTTGGATCTGGTGCGTTTTTTTATTGTTTTATGCAATTCAGTATGCACCTTGCAATAATTAGCTATCACAGTTTAATTTGATTTCAATCAAATTAAACTAAACGCTCTATCCTTTTTGTAGTTAGCTAGTGTTATCGGTATAATGCGCCTTTGCTATTATTTGAGGTAGGGTATGTCGGCCGAATATGACAATCGTTTTAGTGGTATTGCGCGTTTATATGGCGTTAAAGCACTGCAATTTTTTAGTCAAGCGCATGTATGTGTGATTGGTATCGGTGGTGTGGGTTCTTGGGCTGCTGAAACTTTAGCGCGTTCAGGCATCGGCAAGATCACCCTGATCGACATGGATGATATTTGCGTGACTAATACCAACCGTCAAATTCATGCCTTAAAAGATACTATCGGTAAGCAGAAAATTGATGTGATGGCTGAACGTATTCGTGCTATTAATCCTGAATGTATCGTGACGCCAATCGATGATTTTATTACGGTTGATGAAGTCGGCCTGCACATCAGTAAAGAGTTTGATTACGTTATTGATGCGATTGATAGCGTACGTTCAAAAACAGCCTTGCTAGCACACTGTAATCGCCAAAAAATTAAATGCATTACCATTGGTGCTGCGGGTGGTCAAATCGACCCAACTCAAATTCAAGTACTGGATTTATCTAGAACAAATCAAGATCCATTAGCGGCGAAAGTGCGCTCTGATCTGCGTCGTTTACATAACTTCAGCAAAAACCCAACGAGTCGCTTTGGTATCGAGTGTGTATTCTCTACCGAGCAATTAATTTACCCTGGTACAGATGGCGAAGTGTGTTCGACTAAGAACTTTCTTGATGGCGCAACAGGCATGGATTGTTCAAGTGGCTTTGGTTCTTCAACGGCGGTGACGGCTAGCTTTGGTCTAATCGCCGCGTCGCGAGTATTGAAAAAGTTAGCTGAACGAGAAGCGCGTTATCGTCCAGAGTAAGGTTTGAATAAGATTTAATAAATGATGGAAACCAGCTGATACTCTCTGTATTCGCTGGTTTTTTTGTATCTAGCGCCCGCCTTTATTTTTCTCTGGACTCAATAGGCCTCAAGGTAATCGCCTTTAATTCGGTTATGTTAATAAGTTGTGATACCATTCAAACACATGTTTGAAAAACAAAACTGATCACATCAAGTAAGGAAACAAGGTATGAGTAAAGTATTTATTGTTGCAGCAAAGCGTACGGCCCTTGGTAGTTTTGGTGGCAGCTTAGCCGGTGTTGATGCGGCTACGTTAGGTGCAACGGCAATCAAAGGAGCGTTAGCTGCTGCAAAGGTTAACCCTGAGCACGTTGATGAAGTGATTGTTGGTAATGTGATTAGTGCTGGACAAGGCATGGGCCCTGGTCGTCAAGCGGCGATGCAAGCGGGTATTCCTGCTCGAGTGCCTGCTTATACGTTAAACATGATCTGTGGTAGTGGCATGAAAACCATCATGGACGGTGCTGCACACATTAAAGCCGGTGATGCGGACATTGTGGTTGCTGCTGGGATGGAAAGTATGTCTAACATTCCTTATTTGATGCCAGCGAAAACGCGTTTTGGTTCTAAAATGGGTAACATGACCATGGTTGATGCAATGATCAATGATGGGCTGACGGACGTATTTAATAATTACCATATGGGCATGACGGCGGAAAATATTGTTGAGCAGTTTGGTTTAACCCGTGAACAACAAGATACGTTTGCAGTGGGCAGCCAACATAAAGCGGTTGCAGCTATCACGGCTGAACGCTTCGTTGACGAAATTATCCCCGTTGATATAAAAGTACGTCGTCAAACACAAAGCTTTGCGACTGATGAATATCCAAAAGATAATACCAGTGTTGAGGGCTTAGCTAAACTGCGCCCAGCATTTAAAGCGGATGGTTCAGTGACGGCGGCAAATGCATCTGGTATCAATGATGGCGCGGCGGCGATCATCTTAGCTTCAGCTGCTGCAGTAGAAAAATACGGTTTAGAACCGATGGCAGAACTGATTGCTTATGGCCAGGGTGGTATTGATCCACAAGTGATGGGGTTAGGTCCGGTACCTGCGATTGAACAAGCATTGAAACGTGCGGATATGTCATTGGAGCAAATGGAGTTGTTAGAACTTAATGAAGCCTTTGCAGCACAAGCGCTAGGGGTAATGACTAACCTGACTCAAGAGCATAATGTGGATATGGATTGGTTTGCAGATAAGACCAATGTTAACGGTGGTGCGATTGCACTGGGTCACCCATTAGGTGCTTCTGGCGGTCGTATAACGGTAACGTTATTACACGAAATGCAAAAACGCGGTGTTGATTACGGCCTCGCATCGCTGTGTATTGGCGGTGGTATGGGGACGGCGTTGATCGTTAAAAACTTGCAGAAGTAATCGTGAAATAGCTTTTTGATGACGATAACGTGTAAGTGGTGAACATGATTCACTTACACGTTACGATTAAAACGCCTTTAAGCCGCTTTAATTGCAGCAATAACGGCTTTTAAACCGTTACCACGAGATGGACTAAGTTGTTGCATAAAGCCCAATTGTGCAAAGTAATCATCAACATCAAACGCGGCGATCTCGGCACGGGTTTTCCCGTTAACTGCAGCTAATAATGTTGCCATTAAGCCTTTAACAATACGGGCATCAGAATCTAACCCAAACCATAATCGCTCGTCATTATCGCAATGCAAGGCTAACCAAGCTTGGCTTTCGCAGCCTTTAATTTGATTTTCTGCTATTTTATAATCATCACTTAATGCTGGGATCTTATTACCCAGTTGGATCAATTGGCGGTATTTATTTTGCCAGCCAGCTTGTGCGGTTAATAACGTCAGCACATCTGTGCTAGTGATAGTGTTGCCAAATGGACTTGACGAGAAATCGGTCATGAATATTCCTGATTATTCTTGTAGTAGCTACCAGATGTGGTCTGGCAGGGGATAATTAATCTTCTTCGACTGAGATAAATTGACCTGTGGTAGTCAGTTCTATTTCAACTTTTTCGTTGTTAGCGTTACGCGCTTTAATTTCATAGCGATTATCGTCATAATCAAATTCAACTTTAGAAATATCATGAAAACCTTGTTCAACAAGCAGTTCAATCACTTGCGCGATGGATTTTTCTGGCTGATCATTCGCAGGATTAGCAAGTGTTGCTGGACTTAGTAAAATCAGTATTAAGTAATAATATTTTAGCAAAATTTGACCCTGTTAATGTTCTATTCATTTAAACAACGGTACTCTATAACCTATGAAAATACGAATTTTATTAACTGTCATGCTAATCTTTATGTCATGGCAAAGTGTGGCAATGCCGCATATCGAATACGAAGAAGATCTTGACGAAGTCACGGCAGCGGTGAAGGCGAAAGAGATCAGTCCGTTTATTGATTTACTCGCCATTATTGAGCGTGATTTTAACGGTCGAGTAATTAAAGTCGAACTAGAAAAAGACGATGATTACAGTGAAGATGATATTTGGATATACGAAATCAAAATTCTCGATGCCGATCGTAATGTGGTCAAAGCAGACTTTGACGCTAAAACGTTCCGTTTGTTAGCCATTAAAGGTCATAAACTCGAACGTTTTTTTAATCAGAATAGGTAAGCATGAAA
Coding sequences:
- the csdE gene encoding cysteine desulfurase sulfur acceptor subunit CsdE — encoded protein: MTDFSSSPFGNTITSTDVLTLLTAQAGWQNKYRQLIQLGNKIPALSDDYKIAENQIKGCESQAWLALHCDNDERLWFGLDSDARIVKGLMATLLAAVNGKTRAEIAAFDVDDYFAQLGFMQQLSPSRGNGLKAVIAAIKAA
- a CDS encoding PepSY domain-containing protein produces the protein MLKYYYLILILLSPATLANPANDQPEKSIAQVIELLVEQGFHDISKVEFDYDDNRYEIKARNANNEKVEIELTTTGQFISVEED
- a CDS encoding acetyl-CoA C-acetyltransferase, yielding MSKVFIVAAKRTALGSFGGSLAGVDAATLGATAIKGALAAAKVNPEHVDEVIVGNVISAGQGMGPGRQAAMQAGIPARVPAYTLNMICGSGMKTIMDGAAHIKAGDADIVVAAGMESMSNIPYLMPAKTRFGSKMGNMTMVDAMINDGLTDVFNNYHMGMTAENIVEQFGLTREQQDTFAVGSQHKAVAAITAERFVDEIIPVDIKVRRQTQSFATDEYPKDNTSVEGLAKLRPAFKADGSVTAANASGINDGAAAIILASAAAVEKYGLEPMAELIAYGQGGIDPQVMGLGPVPAIEQALKRADMSLEQMELLELNEAFAAQALGVMTNLTQEHNVDMDWFADKTNVNGGAIALGHPLGASGGRITVTLLHEMQKRGVDYGLASLCIGGGMGTALIVKNLQK
- the tcdA gene encoding tRNA cyclic N6-threonylcarbamoyladenosine(37) synthase TcdA, translated to MSAEYDNRFSGIARLYGVKALQFFSQAHVCVIGIGGVGSWAAETLARSGIGKITLIDMDDICVTNTNRQIHALKDTIGKQKIDVMAERIRAINPECIVTPIDDFITVDEVGLHISKEFDYVIDAIDSVRSKTALLAHCNRQKIKCITIGAAGGQIDPTQIQVLDLSRTNQDPLAAKVRSDLRRLHNFSKNPTSRFGIECVFSTEQLIYPGTDGEVCSTKNFLDGATGMDCSSGFGSSTAVTASFGLIAASRVLKKLAEREARYRPE
- a CDS encoding PepSY domain-containing protein produces the protein MKIRILLTVMLIFMSWQSVAMPHIEYEEDLDEVTAAVKAKEISPFIDLLAIIERDFNGRVIKVELEKDDDYSEDDIWIYEIKILDADRNVVKADFDAKTFRLLAIKGHKLERFFNQNR